GGGTCACCGCACGGTTGCGGATGCGCTCGGGCGGCCGCACGCCGCGTCCGTCGCGTGCGACGAGGCTCGCGCGTTCGGGGCGGACGCGCAGGTCGCGCAGCGGCCGCAGGCGGCGGCGCTCGTCCTCGCGCAGGTGCAGGCGGTCGCCGCGCCCGCGGCCGAAGCGGTCGCCGCGAACGGCGGAGACGGCGTTGCGGTAGCGCGCGTTCCGCCAGCCGTCGATGCGGTCGACGTTCACGATGCGGCGGTTGTCGATATAGATGTTGTTGACGTAGCGTGGCCCGCCCCAGCCTCCCCACCATGGTCTGCCGCGAAAGCCGAGCGGACCCCACCAGGGCAGGCAGGGCTCACCGAAGGCGAGCGCCACCCACCCGATCGGCGAGGCGACGTCCACCGACACGCCGACGCCCCCGCCGTAGCCGTAGCCGCCGACGAATCCCACCAGCGCCGGCGCATAGACGGGGCGCGCGACGACGGGACCCGGCGCCCAGCCCCAGTACGCGCCCGTGTTGACCCAGCGCCCATAGTGATAGGGTGCCCAGCCCCACGGCGCGTCGTCGACCCAGGTCCAATCGTAGTACGGGTCGTAGACCCAGCGGCCCGTCGTGTAGGGCGCCCAGTCGGGGCCGACGTCCTGCGGCACCCACACCTGGCCGTAGTCGGCGCTGGACTCCCAGGTGCCGTAGCGATCGAGGTCGTCGGCACCGGCGACGCTGGCGGCGACGTGCTGTGTGCTGCGCGGCTGCGCCGGGAGGGCGGCGAAGCGGGCGTCGTTCCACGCGTCGAAGGCGTCGGGCGCCGGCGCCGCGGCGAGCGCGACCCGGGCGGGATCGCTGCCGCTGAGGACGATCTGACGGCCGTCGCCGAGCGGCGTCTCGGCGCCGCCGGCGGGGACGACGTAGGCTTCGCCGCCCCGGCGGACGACGAAGCGCGTCTCGCTGGTCACGTCGACGCGGTAGTAGCCGGCGCGGTCGATCAGGAAGACGCCGTTCGGCGTGTCGACCTCGACGCGCTGGCCCTCCGGCAGACGCTGGAAGTCGAGCGCGGCCTGGCCCGAGGTGACCTCGAGCTGGAGGTAGCCGGTCTCGAGCGACGCGACGGCGACCTCGGTGTCGGCGCCGCCGCGCACCACGGCGCGCGCCGCCAACTCGATCTCGAACTGCGATCGCCCGCTGGCGTACAGACGGTCGCCCGCGGCGAGCGGGGTATTCACCTGCGCGGGCGCCCAGTCCTCGGCGCCCGTGCGCCAGAAGGAGACCGTACCGTCGGCGCGGGCGAGCCGCGGCGGCGTCGGCCCCTCGCTGCGCGCAGGCTGGGCGCGGACGGGCGACGGGGCGGCGAGTGCGACGGCGACGGCGAGCACGACCGGACCGCAGCGGACGAGACGGGACATGGTCCCCGCAACAGCGGTCGTCGCGAGTGGTTACGCGCGGACCTCTGTAGACATGGGCCGGCGCGTATGGCGCGTCGCACCGTGCGCCGCCCGCACGGCAATCCCGCTTTGCGCGGTCGCGCGGCGCGGGTGCGGGGCATGGCCATGGCACTCGTCGGCCCCGAGCAGGAGGACGTCTTCGCCTTCTCCGGGCGTGCTCGCCTCACGTCACTTGGCGCACTTGCCGTTCTTCAGCCCCTTGCACTCGCGGATGCGACGCGCGGCGCGGAGCTTCGGCTTGGTGCGGTGCAGCGTCGCCTGCTCGTAGTCGTAGGCGTAGCCGATGATCTCGCCCTCGCCGTAGAAGCTGCCGATGAACTGGAGCGTGCCGGGCACGCCGTTCGGGTAGAAGCCCATCGGCACCGTGATCGCCGGCAGGCCGAGCGTGTTGCTCTCGAAGCGGGCGGCGAGGTTGTCGCCGTACTGGCCGACGCCCGGATCGTCGAGCTGCTTGAACGCCGGCACGGTCGAGGTCGGCGCGACCAGGGCGTCGATGCCCATCTCCGCCATCCAGGCGTCGAGGTACTGCTCGCGCAGCTTCCTGATCGCGGCGTAGTACTGCTGCGCCACCGGCGCCGAGTTCGGCACCACGTTGCCGCCGGCGTAGGCGGCGAGCAGCAGGTCGGAGAAGAAGGAGAAGCCGGGGTCGGTCGGCATGATGGACGCCGCGGCCGGCAGCGAGGTGTACGGCGGCGGCGCGAAGTGCCGGAAGAACTGGTCGTAGTAGTAGACCGCGTTGCCGAGGCCGGGATCCGTCACCCCGAACGAGGTGACGAAGTCGGGCGGGAAGCCGAGCGCCGCCCAGGCGGGCGTGTTGAGCGCCTGGTCGACGAAGTAGAGCGTGTGCGCCGGCGGCGTCACCTCGACGAGCGTCGCGCCCTGGTCCTCGAGATCGAGCAGCGCCTCCTCGAACAGCGCCTCGACCTCGGGGTGGAGCGGCAGGGCGCTGCCGAGATCCGGCGTGCCCTTGCCGATGTACGGCTTCAGCACGCCGAGCACCTTGCCCTCGAGCGCGTGCTCGTCGAGGAACGCCAGGTACGTCGGCGGCCGGCGCGACGGCTGCTCGGGCGTCGGCTCCCAGAGGAACTCCGGCTGGAAGGCGTCGTTCGGGTCGACCTGCGCGAGGACGTCCATCGCATAGGCGACGTCCTTCACGCTCTTCGCGATCGGGCCGATGACGTCGCGCGACGGCAGCAGCGGCACGCAGCCGTTCGCCGGGATGAGGCCGAGCGTGGGCTTCAGGCCGACGAGCCCGTTGTAGTCCGACGGGATGCGGATGGAGCCGCCGGTCTCGCCGCCCATGCCGATCATCGCGAAGTTGGCGCCGACGGCGGCGCCGGTGCCCGAGCTCGAGCCGCCCGGCGTGCGGTTCGGATTGAACGGGTTCTTCACCGGACCCCAGGCCTCGCTGATGCCGTCGTACGAGAAGGCGAAGGTCGACATGTTCGCCTTGCCGATGATGATGGCGCCGGCCTGGCGCAGCAGCTTCACGTTGACGGCGTCGTCGGTGGCGACCAGCGCCTTCCAGGCGGCGATGCCGTTCGTCGTCGGCATCCCCTTCACGGCGTACGAGTCCTTCACGATGAAGGGCACGCCGTGGAGCGGACCCAGCACGATGCCGGCCTTGCGCAGGCGATCGGCCTCCGCCGCCTCGGCGAGCGCGTTCGGGTTGACGATGACCGAGTTGATCTTGGCGCCTTTGACGTCCTGCTTGTCGATGCGTCCGAGATAGCGCTTCACCACCGACACGGCGGTGACCTTGCGTTTCTTGTACGCCTCCTGGAGGTCGTCGATGCTGGCTTCGATCGGATCGAAGGTGGCCGCACGCGCGACGGTCGCGGACAGCGCGAGCGCCAGCATCAGCGCTCCGCGCAGCCGCACGCGGCGGCCGCCTGAGTCTACGTACATGACAAGCTCCGTTCTCCCCCCGGCGGGCGGGGAGCAGGAGCCATGCCATGCGCGGCCCTCGCTGCACCGGCGCGCCCGCGGCCGGCGCCGCCGCGCTGCGAGCCGCGTGGGCAACGCACTGCCGTGCGGAGCAGCGCGGGAAGCGTGGCGGCATCAGGACACGCGGCCGCGATTGGTCGCGAGCTCGCCGGCCTCGAGCAGCTGCGCGAGACGGCGCAGGTCGGCGCGCAGCTGCCGCTCCGCATCCTGGCCGAGGAGCCGCGCGACCAGCACGCCGGCGGCGCCGGCCGGCGGGCGATAGGCGAGCTCGACGCGCACGACGGTACCGCGACCGTCCGAGGTCGGCGTGAAGCCCACGCTGCCGTGGCTGTCGACGTCGGCCCCGTCGAGCGAGCGCCACGCGATGCGCTCGTCGCGCGCGTCGGCGGTGATCTCGGCGTCCCATTCGAGCGTGGTTCCCGCCGGCGCCTTCGCCGTCCAGTGCGAGCGCCGGTCGCCGGTCTCCCGGACCGCGGCGATGCGGTCCATGAAGCGGGGCACGTTCTCGAGCGCGCGCCAGAAGCGGTAGACGTCGCCCTGCGGGCGGGCGATCGTGACGCTCGCGACCACCGGCGCTTCGGCGTCGGCCGGCGCACGCCGGCGGCGGGCCAGCATCGTGATCGCGGCGACCCCCGCCACCGCCGCGGCGGCGGCGGCGACGCGGTTGCGCGCGACCATCTGGAGGCCGCGCGTCACGAGCGTGCCGGCGGCGGCACGCCCGGCGAGCCGTCCCAGCATCTCGTCGCGCAGCGGCCGCGTGACGCTGCCGACGCGGTCGACGACCTCGTCGCCGAGGGGCTTCGCGGAGGCGAGGGCGCGGCTCGCGAGCTCCGCGCCGGCCGGGACCGCGGTCGCGGCGAGGCGGCGCACGCGCTCGGCGATCGCGCGCAGCTCGCGCTGGGCGGCGTCGAGCGCGTCGCGGTCGACGCCGGCGGCGGAGAGCTTGGCGCCGAGCACCGTGAGCCCGTGCGCGATGGTGTCGTGGGTGCGGGTGGGCGATGCCATGGGAGCGACTCCTCGTGACGCCCGGCGCGGCAGGCGGCTGCTGCGCTCGGGCGCGACGGTTCAGGGTGTCATGACGTGCATGCGGTGCCTCAGGGAATGTCCACGCAGCGGCAGCCGGTGAGCGCGAAGAGGCACGCCTGGTCGGCCGCGCAGTAGCCGTTGCACGACGGCGCGCCGGCGTCGCCGCACGACGTGCCGAGACATTTGCACTCGCCGCCCGCGAAGGAGCAGCGTTGGTTGCGGTTCGGGCATGAGCCGCCGCACATGCGGTCCTCGAAGCCGCAGGTGTTCGCCGGGCGCGTCGTCGTGGTGACGCTGCCGGGGACGGTCGTCGTGGTGGTGATGGTCTCGGCGCCGCCGGCCGGCAGGCAGAGGAAGCGGCCAGCGCGCAGCGTGACGCCGCGTACGCCGAAGGCGTCCGCCAGCGTCGCCGGTCGGACCGCGGGCGGGCGGCAGCGGGCACGGTAGCAGAGCAGCGTCGGTGCCGGATCGAGCGTCGAGCTCGCAGGCGGCGCCGGCGTGACGGCGGCGTCGCGCTCGGTGAGGCAGGCCAGCTTCGCCGGCGTCTTCACGCGGCAGGTCTGGCCGAGGAAGGTGACGTCGTAGGTGCCTCTGGGGGCGGTGTCCCTCGCCTTGTAGCAGACGGTTCCGTCGATCGTCTGTGCAACCGCGGCGGCGGGAAGGGCCGCGGCGAGGAGCACGGCCCCGAGGAGCGAGGCGGCGTGTCGCATGCGTTCGTCATAGCGAGCTCGTGCGCTGCGGGAACCCCTGCGCTGCGGGAACCCCCGTCGGCGCGCGGGTGGGGTTGACAGGATGCGCGCGTCGGGTAGCCGGAGGACATGCGACTCCGCTTCGGTCATGCGGGCGTCGTGCTCGCGCTGGCAGCCGTCTCGGCGACGGCGCAGGTGGTGGCGCCCAACGGCGGGCCTGCGCCGCCGGCCGCGAACGGCGCGCCGGTCGCGCCGGTCCGCGGCCAGGTGCGGCCGGCGCCGCCCCTTACCCCAGGCGCAGTCGCGACGCCGACGGGTGTCGCGCCGGACGCCGAGAGCGGCAGCCCGGCGGCAGGCGTCCGGCGCGGCGCCGTCCGGCGCCGCCGACGCCCCCG
The genomic region above belongs to bacterium and contains:
- a CDS encoding amidase: MYVDSGGRRVRLRGALMLALALSATVARAATFDPIEASIDDLQEAYKKRKVTAVSVVKRYLGRIDKQDVKGAKINSVIVNPNALAEAAEADRLRKAGIVLGPLHGVPFIVKDSYAVKGMPTTNGIAAWKALVATDDAVNVKLLRQAGAIIIGKANMSTFAFSYDGISEAWGPVKNPFNPNRTPGGSSSGTGAAVGANFAMIGMGGETGGSIRIPSDYNGLVGLKPTLGLIPANGCVPLLPSRDVIGPIAKSVKDVAYAMDVLAQVDPNDAFQPEFLWEPTPEQPSRRPPTYLAFLDEHALEGKVLGVLKPYIGKGTPDLGSALPLHPEVEALFEEALLDLEDQGATLVEVTPPAHTLYFVDQALNTPAWAALGFPPDFVTSFGVTDPGLGNAVYYYDQFFRHFAPPPYTSLPAAASIMPTDPGFSFFSDLLLAAYAGGNVVPNSAPVAQQYYAAIRKLREQYLDAWMAEMGIDALVAPTSTVPAFKQLDDPGVGQYGDNLAARFESNTLGLPAITVPMGFYPNGVPGTLQFIGSFYGEGEIIGYAYDYEQATLHRTKPKLRAARRIRECKGLKNGKCAK
- a CDS encoding SRPBCC family protein, producing the protein MASPTRTHDTIAHGLTVLGAKLSAAGVDRDALDAAQRELRAIAERVRRLAATAVPAGAELASRALASAKPLGDEVVDRVGSVTRPLRDEMLGRLAGRAAAGTLVTRGLQMVARNRVAAAAAAVAGVAAITMLARRRRAPADAEAPVVASVTIARPQGDVYRFWRALENVPRFMDRIAAVRETGDRRSHWTAKAPAGTTLEWDAEITADARDERIAWRSLDGADVDSHGSVGFTPTSDGRGTVVRVELAYRPPAGAAGVLVARLLGQDAERQLRADLRRLAQLLEAGELATNRGRVS